The following nucleotide sequence is from Coffea eugenioides isolate CCC68of chromosome 3, Ceug_1.0, whole genome shotgun sequence.
AATGTATAGATTTTGAGAATTCTGTCAAACCTTACGCTATGTAAAAGTGTATGAGGCATACATGCATTTGTTATGTTACAAGTTGATATAAAGGGTGTACACATTGTTATAAAGTGTGTGCATATGATTGTAAAGTATATAAATACTGATATTTTACACAAATTGGTTATAATATTTGTTTGAAATGTATATATTATGTAGTGAAATATGCTATGTAAATTATTAGAGTTATGTGATTACCTATTACAGAGAAGATACACatccaaaaaaattattttacaaaatgttgTAAGGTGTGTACACGTCATTATAAAGTATGTACATATGTGAATACAAATAATTAAGTGCTTATGATGtgaataaagaaataaaaaataaatataattgtTTGTCCTGAAAAATAATAGCAAAAAATGCTTTTGTCGAATACAGCACAATGGAAGAAGCATTGTGTCCTAAGATCGGCATGGAGTTTCAGTCAGAAGATGAGGCATACAACTTCTAGAATAAGTACGGATTAGTTGTTGGATTCAGTGTTCGGAAAGACTACTTGAACAAGGATAAAGACGGTATAGTTACATCGAGAAGGTACACATGTTGCCGAGAAGGTTTCAAACCACGGTATGAAGGAGATGTAAAACCAAAGAGAACTCAGGCTGAAACAAAAATCGGATGTGAAGCTAAAATGGGGATAATTTTGAACAGAGAAACAATGAAGTATCATGTTCGAGATCTGGTAATCGAGCATAATCACACACTACATATTTCAGAATGTACTCATATGATGCGTTCGCAAAGAAAAGTAAGTATTTCTCAAGGAGCCCAAGCTGAGATTGCAAATGATGCAGGAATATCCTTGAAACAATCCCATGAACTCATGGGAAAAGAGGCAGGTGGATTAGGCAATATTGGCTACACTCGTGATGACTTAAAACGCTATCTACAaataaaaagagagagaggattAAAGTATGGTGAAACTGGTGCAATGCTACGATACtttgaagaacaaaaattggaaaatccgTCATTCTTCCACGCAGAGCAGCTTGATTGTGAAGAAcaaattacaaatatattttgggcTGATGCATCAATGCTAATGGATTATACCTATTTTGGGGATGTGGTTACATTTGACACCACATATAAAACTAACAAGGAGTACAGACCATTAGGCATATTTGTGGGATTCAATCAATTTAGACAATTGGTTATTTTTGGAGCAACTCTATTGTATGATGAGACCATTGAATCATTCAAGTGGGTGTTCGGTACATTTGTAGAGGCAGTTTGTGGAAGGCACCCAAAAACCATCTTCACAGATCAGGATGAAGCTATGGCCGCTGCAATTTCAGCTGTTATGCCTTCAACATACCATGGTCTGTGCACTTTTTATATTAGAGTCAATTTCATGAAACACCTTGGGAACTATTACAAGGATGGTAGTAATTTCCCATATAGATTTGCTGAATGTATGTATGAGATAGAAGATGAAAATGAGTTTATCATGGTCTGGGATGCAATGCTAAAAGAACACAAGCTCGAAACAAATGAATGGTTGTGTGGCATTTATGCATGTcgaaagaaatgggcaaaatgCTTCATAAAAGGCGCCTGGACTGCAGGTATGCGTAGCACCCAACTAAGTGAGAGTCTAAATGCTTCCATAAAAAATTATCTGAAACTTGATCATGATCTGGCTCAATTCTTCAAACATTTTAACCGAGTTGT
It contains:
- the LOC113766266 gene encoding protein FAR1-RELATED SEQUENCE 5-like, with the protein product MGIILNRETMKYHVRDLVIEHNHTLHISECTHMMRSQRKVSISQGAQAEIANDAGISLKQSHELMGKEAGGLGNIGYTRDDLKRYLQIKRERGLKYGETGAMLRYFEEQKLENPSFFHAEQLDCEEQITNIFWADASMLMDYTYFGDVVTFDTTYKTNKEYRPLGIFVGFNQFRQLVIFGATLLYDETIESFKWVFGTFVEAVCGRHPKTIFTDQDEAMAAAISAVMPSTYHGLCTFYIRVNFMKHLGNYYKDGSNFPYRFAECMYEIEDENEFIMVWDAMLKEHKLETNEWLCGIYACRKKWAKCFIKGAWTAGMRSTQLSESLNASIKNYLKLDHDLAQFFKHFNRVVDEKRYNELRVEYHSRQKLPMLGLQQTPILIQAASIYSPCMVVAFQNEYDESTTMVILDQKHTTMHVEYSASHYDGGRERRVILNPITKDITYSCNLFEQEGILCSHALKVYDMVGTKFIPDQYVTKKWTKKARSGDSVDCKGREISSDPSLFISYRYRLLAPEMVRLATRAAMSEAITKLVSSVMSELSKRVEMLFCGEIDEIT